One region of Populus trichocarpa isolate Nisqually-1 chromosome 4, P.trichocarpa_v4.1, whole genome shotgun sequence genomic DNA includes:
- the LOC18097339 gene encoding peroxidase 29, whose amino-acid sequence MGNVSLIFMLVVVVLAIRVGVGQSQLTYDYYRSSCLNVETIVRQEMLGIFLVDVTAPAAFLRLMFHDCQVQAPVDSSVIKLGLLFLHENPLTFCIRKQEAIGYIKSVLEAECPGQVSCADIIVLAAKESVDFSGGPRIQIPLGRKDSTTSNNKQSDDLLPSPAVTVDELLHIFMSKGMDLEVSVAILG is encoded by the exons ATGGGAAATGTTTCTCTGATTTTTATGTTAGTGGTGGTAGTGTTAGCGATCAGAGTTGGTGTTGGCCAATCCCAGCTTACATATGATTACTACAGATCTTCGTGTCTAAATGTGGAAACTATAGTTAGGCAAGAAATGCTAGGCATTTTCTTGGTGGATGTTACAGCACCAGCTGCTTTTCTTAGGCTCATGTTCCATGACTGCCAAGttcag GCACCAGTAGACAGTAGTGTTATTAAGTTAGGTTTATTGTTCTTGCATGAGAATCCTCTCACTTTCT GTATCAGAAAGCAAGAAGCAATAGGGTATATAAAATCTGTACTGGAAGCTGAGTGTCCAGGACAGGTATCTTGTGCAGATATTATCGTATTAGCAGCTAAGGAATCAGTAGACTTCTCCGGAGGACCCCGAATTCAGATCCCTTTAGGAAGGAAAGACTCTACCACTAGTAACAACAAACAGTCTGATGATCTTCTTCCTTCACCAGCAGTAACAGTTGATGAATTGCTTCATATTTTCATGTCTAAAGGGATGGATTTGGAGGTATCAGTGGCCATCTTGGGTTAA
- the LOC18097340 gene encoding uncharacterized protein LOC18097340: MMNEYYYNNRRRGPKLKAAIKVVMVIIGFFLVGYIVGRPLYWHLSEFLTAKIRSSTLRCHPCSCDCSSQPLLTLPEGLSNSSFTDCMKHDPEVSHEIEKSFTDMLSEELRLNEEEAQKKQQRADVALLEAKRMTSQYQKEAEKCNFGMDTCEAARERAEEVLQEQRKLSATWEFRARERGWREGLMRSQVNQNFE; the protein is encoded by the exons ATGATGAATGAATACTACTACAACAACAGGCGCAGAGGCCCTAAGCTAAAGGCAGCCATAAAGGTGGTGATGGTTATCATAGGATTTTTCCTCGTTGGCTACATTGTTGGCCGACCTTTGTATTGGCATCTTTCTGAATTTTTAACGGCCAAGATTCGTTCTTCTACCCTTCGTTGCCATCCTTGCTCCTGTGATTGCTCTTCTCAACCCCTCCTTACCCTCCCTGAAG GATTGAGCAACAGCTCCTTTACAG ATTGTATGAAGCATGATCCTGAAGTGAGCCATGAGATAGAGAAAAGTTTTACAGATATGTTGTCAGAGGAACTGAGGttaaatgaagaagaagctCAGAAAAAACAGCAGCGTGCAGACGTGGCGCTGTTGGAGGCTAAGAGAATGACATCTCAGTACCAGAAAGAAGCAGAGAAATGCAATTTTGGAATGGATACCTGCGAAGCGGCAAGAGAAAGAGCTGAAGAAGTATTACAAGAACAAAGGAAACTTAGTGCAACATGGGAGTTTAGGGCTCGCGAGAGAGGATGGAGAGAAGGCCTCATGAGGTCTCAGGTTAATCAAAACTTCGAATAG
- the LOC18097341 gene encoding uncharacterized protein LOC18097341 → MNRQEEEEPSTTDKNCTTIQEQEQVSDMSAIPVAMDKVAAAALRSVLQRVSQAAEKAGRGSQQIRVVAVSKTKPVSLIKQVYDVGHRCFGENYAQEFIEKAPQLPEDIEWHFIGNLQSNKVKPLLASVPNLDMVESVDDEKIANHLDRAVGNLGRKPLKVLVQVNTSGEESKSGVEPSGCVELAKHVIQSCTNLQFCGLMTIGMLDYTSTPENFKALANCRSEVCKALGIPEEQCELSMGMSNDFEQAIEMGSTNVRIGSTIFGPREYPKKK, encoded by the exons atgaacagacaagaagaagaagaacccagCACCACAGATAAGAACTGTACCACAATACAAGAACAAGAGCAAGTCTCTGATATGTCAGCAATACCTGTCGCTATGGACAAAGTCGCAGCGGCGGCGCTCCGATCAGTGCTTCAGCGTGTCTCTCAAGCAGCAGAGAAGGCAGGTCGTGGATCCCAGCAGATCAGAGTGGTGGCTGTTAGTAAGACCAAACCAGTCTCTCTAATCAAACAAGTATACGATGTGGGTCACCGTTGTTTTGGTGAAAACTATGCTCAAGAATTCATAGAAAAGGCACCCCAG TTGCCAGAGGATATAGAGTGGCATTTCATTGGGAATTTGCAGAGTAATAAAGTGAAACCTTTACTGG ctaGTGTACCAAACCTTGATATGGTAGAGAGTGTGGATGATGAAAAg ATTGCCAATCATCTTGATCGAGCAGTTGGGAACTTGGGAAGGAAGCCCCTGAAGGTCTTAGTCCAAGTGAATACCAGTGGTGAAGAAT CAAAATCTGGTGTTGAGCCCTCAGGTTGTGTGGAACTTGCAAAACATGTTATTCAGAGTTGCACAAACCTTCAGTTTTGTGGCCTAATGACAATAGGAATGCTTGACTATACCTCAACCCCAGAAAACTTCAAG GCATTGGCAAACTGCAGAAGCGAGGTTTGCAAGGCCCTTGGTATACCAGAAGAGCAATGCGAGCTCTCAATGGGAATGTCTAATGACTTTGAGCAAGCT ATTGAAATGGGGAGTACGAATGTGAGAATTGGTTCTACCATATTTGGGCCTAGGGAGTATCCGAAAAAGAAATGA
- the LOC18097342 gene encoding cytochrome b561 and DOMON domain-containing protein At5g35735: MSSHCLVILCLILCVQSSSCSEGSLVTTVRRTNEWQVSSSVENIKPQRDDHTSLRGTENAETTNLRSWSGQIALHHRRHLRNTHGVLNIIGWGTLLPVGAIVARSFRKFPLKCDEWYKFHVLCQTLGYIIGAVGWSFGMWLGNSSKQYSLRAHRILGIVIFTFATAQMLALYLQPKRENECRRWWKIYHKILGYLLISMIVANIFQGIDHKDHAEKWKWIYVGILSVLSFSALVLEILRFVMPRIHR; encoded by the exons ATGAGCTCTCATTGTCTTGTAATCCTCTGTTTAATCCTGTGTGTCCAAAGCTCTTCATGCAGCGAGGGTTCTCTTGTGACAACAGTGAGAAGAACTAATGAGTGGCAAGTCAGCTCCAGTGTGGAAAACATCAAACCACAAAGGGATGATCATACTTCTCTTCGAGGTACTGAGAATGCAGAGACGACGAACCTAAGATCATGGAGTGGTCAAATTGCTTTGCATCACAGACGCCATCTTAGGAAT ACTCATGGGGTTCTAAACATCATAGGATGGGGAACACTCTTGCCAGTGGGGGCGATTGTTGCAAGATCCTTCAGGAAATTTCCATTGAAATGTGATGAATGGTACAAATTTCACGTTCTGTGTCAAACTTTGGGATATATTATTGGTGCAGTAGGATGGAGCTTTGGGATGTGGCTTGGGAATTCCTCAAAGCAATACAGCTTGAGAGCACACAGGATTCTTGGCATCGTTATTTTCACATTTGCAACTGCACAG ATGCTTGCTCTCTACTTGCAACCGAAGAGAGAGAATGAATGCAGGAGGTGGTGGAAGATATACCATAAAATCCTAGGATATCTATTGATTTCCATGATTGTAGCAAACATATTTCAAGGGATTGATCATAAAGACCATGCTGAGAAATGGAAATGGATTTATGTAGGAATACTTTCAGTTTTATCATTTAGTGCTCTAGTGTTGGAGATTCTTCGATTTGTCATGCCTAGAATTCACCGGTAG